The proteins below come from a single Stutzerimonas stutzeri RCH2 genomic window:
- the phnD gene encoding phosphate/phosphite/phosphonate ABC transporter substrate-binding protein, translating into MKRLSALLLTCLLSAVSSLSALAADADPDVLKVALLPDENASELIKRNQPLKDYLEEHLDKKVQLIVTTDYSSMIEAMRFGRIDLAYFGPLSYVMAKSKSDIEPFAAMVIDGKPTYRSVIIANVASGVNEYADLKGKKMAYGDRASTSSHLIPKAVLLETAGLTGGQDYEQHFVGTHDAVAVNVANGNADAGGLSEVIFNHAVERGLIDPSKVKVLGYSGEYPQYPWAMRSNLSPELKTKVRDVFVGIDDPEVLRNFKAEAFAPITDADYDVIRNMGSLLGLDFATM; encoded by the coding sequence ATGAAACGCTTATCCGCGCTCTTATTGACTTGCTTGCTGTCCGCTGTTTCAAGTTTGTCCGCCCTAGCGGCCGATGCCGATCCGGATGTGCTAAAGGTTGCCCTGCTGCCGGACGAAAACGCCTCCGAGCTGATCAAGCGTAACCAGCCGCTGAAGGATTATCTGGAAGAGCATCTGGACAAGAAGGTGCAGCTGATCGTAACCACCGACTATTCCTCGATGATTGAGGCGATGCGCTTTGGCCGTATCGACCTGGCGTATTTCGGTCCGCTGTCCTACGTCATGGCCAAAAGCAAAAGCGACATCGAGCCCTTCGCTGCCATGGTCATCGACGGCAAGCCGACCTATCGCTCGGTGATTATCGCCAATGTGGCGTCAGGCGTGAATGAGTATGCCGACCTTAAGGGCAAGAAGATGGCCTATGGTGACCGGGCATCGACGTCCAGCCATTTGATTCCCAAAGCCGTGCTTCTTGAGACGGCCGGTTTGACGGGTGGGCAGGACTACGAACAACATTTTGTGGGCACGCATGACGCCGTTGCCGTCAACGTGGCGAACGGCAACGCCGATGCGGGTGGGCTGTCGGAGGTAATTTTCAATCACGCAGTCGAACGTGGCCTAATCGATCCGAGCAAGGTGAAAGTACTTGGTTACAGCGGCGAATACCCCCAGTACCCCTGGGCGATGCGCTCGAACCTGAGCCCCGAGCTGAAAACCAAGGTGCGGGATGTATTCGTCGGTATCGACGATCCCGAAGTGCTGCGCAACTTCAAGGCCGAGGCCTTCGCGCCAATCACCGACGCCGACTACGATGTGATCCGCAACATGGGATCGCTGCTCGGCCTCGACTTCGCCACGATGTGA
- the phnE gene encoding phosphonate ABC transporter, permease protein PhnE, translating into MSTHYDVQALPAEQREHILRGFGLGWWRQLGQVAIVFGVVLLACWYVGLLDATTLLNGLPSIATLAGEAMPPDFSGYRSWIRPLIDTLAMSIAGTAIAVVFSLVVAFVAARNTAPHPLVFGVARVLLNALRSVPELIMGIIFVAAVGFGALPGVLALGLHSVGMVGKFFAEAIEHVDEAPVEAARAAGATPMQVLLHAVLPQVTPQFADVAIYRWEYNFRASTVMGMVGAGGIGFELMGSLRIMQYQEVAAILLVILAMVTLVDAFSGVLRKRFK; encoded by the coding sequence ATGTCTACTCATTACGACGTGCAGGCGCTGCCTGCAGAGCAACGCGAGCACATCCTTCGAGGCTTCGGCCTCGGTTGGTGGCGCCAGCTGGGGCAGGTGGCGATTGTATTCGGAGTGGTGCTGTTGGCCTGCTGGTACGTGGGGCTGCTCGATGCCACCACGCTGCTGAACGGGCTGCCCTCCATCGCGACCCTGGCAGGCGAGGCCATGCCGCCAGACTTTTCGGGCTATCGAAGCTGGATTCGCCCCTTGATCGACACCTTGGCGATGAGCATCGCCGGTACGGCCATCGCAGTGGTGTTCTCGCTGGTGGTGGCCTTCGTTGCAGCGCGCAATACGGCGCCGCACCCCCTTGTGTTCGGTGTTGCCCGGGTGCTGCTCAATGCCCTGCGGTCGGTGCCGGAGCTGATCATGGGCATCATCTTCGTTGCAGCCGTAGGGTTCGGCGCCTTGCCGGGCGTGCTTGCCCTGGGTCTGCATTCGGTCGGCATGGTCGGCAAGTTCTTCGCCGAGGCCATCGAGCACGTCGACGAAGCGCCGGTGGAAGCCGCTCGGGCGGCGGGGGCTACGCCGATGCAAGTGCTGCTGCACGCGGTTTTGCCACAGGTGACGCCGCAGTTCGCCGACGTGGCGATCTACCGCTGGGAATACAACTTTCGCGCCTCCACCGTGATGGGCATGGTTGGCGCCGGCGGTATCGGCTTCGAACTCATGGGCTCGCTGCGCATCATGCAGTACCAGGAGGTTGCAGCAATCCTGCTGGTCATCCTGGCCATGGTCACGCTAGTAGACGCCTTCAGTGGCGTGCTGCGCAAACGTTTCAAATAG